A window of the Microbacterium sp. LWH13-1.2 genome harbors these coding sequences:
- a CDS encoding DNA-directed RNA polymerase subunit beta — protein sequence MAAARNASTSTTTKNGRGASRLSFAKISDTLTVPDLLALQTESFGWLVGNDAWKARVAEAKKAGRTDVNENSGLGEIFEEISPIEDLGETMQLSFTNPYLEPEKYSIEECKERGKTYAAPLYVEAEFMNHLTGEIKTQTVFMGDFPLQTDKGTFIINGSERVVVSQLVRSPGVYFDKTPDKTSDKDIVSARVIPSRGAWLEFEIDKRDQVGVRVDRKRKQSVTVFLKALGMTSEEILTEFAGYTSIEETLAKDTIVTKEDALRDIYRKLRPGEQVAAEAARALLDNFYFNPKRYDLAKVGRYKINHKLGLDAPLTDSVLTVQDIVATIKYLVRLHAGTEETFPGIRSGKKAEIRIATDDIDNFGNRRIRAVGELIQNQVRTGLSRMERVVRERMTTQDIEAITPQTLINVRPVVAAIKEFFGTSQLSQFMDQNNPLAGLTNKRRLSALGPGGLSRDRAGVEVRDVHPSHYGRMCPIETPEGPNIGLIGALATFARINSFGFIETPYRKVEGGVVTEHIDYLTASEEVDFNIAQANAPLDKNGRFRESHVLARPKGGSGEVDLFLPEEIGYIDVSPRQMVSVATSLVPFLEHDDAQRALMGANMQRQAVPLLRSDSPLVGTGMEGYTAIDAGDVLTAEKPGVVTEVSADRVTVMLDEGGTQDYHLRKFDRSNQGTSYNQKVVVNEGDRVEVGEVIADGPATENGELALGKNLLVAFMTWEGYNFEDAIILSQDLVKDDTLSSIHIEEYEVDARDTKLGKEEITRDLPNVSPELLKDLDERGIIRIGAEVRPGDILVGKVTPKGETELSAEERLLRAIFNEKSREVRDTSLKVPHGEQGTIIAVKEFNAEDGDDELGSGVNRRVVVYIAQKRKITEGDKLAGRHGNKGVIAKILPIEDMPFLADGTPVDIVLNPLGIPGRMNFGQVLETHLGWIAKQGWKVEGTPEWAAKLPKDAFEAAPGTKVATPVFDGASEEEIAGLLDATIPTRDGIRLIDSTGKAQMFDGRSGEPFPAPISVGYMYILKLHHLVDDKIHARSTGPYSMITQQPLGGKAQFGGQRFGEMEVWALEAYGAAYALQELLTIKSDDILGRVKVYEAIVKGENIQEPGIPESFKVLMKEMQSLCLNVEVLSADGTLVNLRDTDDEAFRAAEELGINISSRFEAASIDEI from the coding sequence TTGGCTGCTGCTCGCAACGCATCCACATCCACCACCACCAAGAACGGACGCGGAGCATCCCGTCTTTCGTTCGCCAAGATCTCCGACACGCTGACGGTCCCTGACCTTCTCGCTCTGCAGACCGAATCCTTCGGATGGCTCGTCGGCAACGACGCCTGGAAGGCTCGTGTCGCGGAGGCCAAGAAGGCCGGCCGCACCGACGTGAACGAGAACAGCGGTCTCGGCGAGATCTTCGAGGAGATCTCTCCGATCGAGGACCTCGGCGAGACGATGCAGCTGTCGTTCACGAACCCGTACCTCGAGCCGGAGAAGTACTCCATCGAGGAGTGCAAGGAGCGTGGCAAGACCTACGCCGCTCCGCTGTACGTCGAGGCCGAGTTCATGAACCACCTCACGGGTGAGATCAAGACCCAGACGGTCTTCATGGGCGACTTCCCGCTGCAGACCGACAAGGGAACGTTCATCATCAACGGCTCCGAGCGCGTCGTCGTGTCGCAGCTCGTGCGCTCCCCGGGTGTCTACTTCGACAAGACCCCCGACAAGACGTCCGACAAGGACATCGTGTCGGCCCGCGTCATCCCGAGCCGTGGTGCATGGCTCGAGTTCGAGATCGACAAGCGCGACCAGGTCGGCGTGCGCGTCGACCGCAAGCGCAAGCAGTCGGTCACCGTGTTCCTCAAGGCGCTGGGCATGACCAGCGAGGAGATCCTCACGGAGTTCGCCGGCTACACCTCGATCGAGGAGACGCTCGCGAAGGACACCATCGTCACGAAGGAAGATGCGCTCCGCGACATCTACCGCAAGCTGCGTCCGGGCGAGCAGGTCGCCGCCGAGGCCGCCCGTGCGCTGCTGGACAACTTCTACTTCAACCCGAAGCGCTACGACCTGGCGAAGGTGGGTCGTTACAAGATCAACCACAAGCTGGGCCTCGACGCTCCGCTCACCGACTCGGTCCTCACGGTTCAGGACATCGTCGCGACGATCAAGTACCTCGTGCGTCTGCACGCAGGCACCGAAGAGACCTTCCCCGGCATCCGCTCGGGCAAGAAGGCCGAGATCCGCATCGCGACCGATGACATCGACAACTTCGGCAACCGTCGCATCCGCGCGGTCGGCGAGCTGATCCAGAACCAGGTCCGCACCGGTCTCTCCCGCATGGAGCGCGTCGTCCGCGAGCGCATGACCACGCAGGACATCGAGGCGATCACGCCGCAGACCCTGATCAACGTGCGCCCCGTCGTCGCCGCGATCAAGGAGTTCTTCGGAACGTCGCAGCTGTCGCAGTTCATGGATCAGAACAACCCGCTCGCGGGTCTGACCAACAAGCGCCGCCTCTCGGCTCTCGGCCCCGGTGGTCTGAGCCGTGACCGCGCAGGTGTCGAGGTCCGTGACGTCCACCCGTCGCACTACGGCCGCATGTGCCCCATCGAGACGCCTGAAGGCCCGAACATCGGTCTGATCGGTGCTCTCGCGACCTTCGCGCGCATCAACTCGTTCGGTTTCATCGAGACCCCGTACCGCAAGGTCGAGGGTGGCGTCGTCACCGAGCACATCGACTACCTGACCGCTTCCGAAGAGGTCGACTTCAACATCGCGCAGGCCAACGCCCCGCTCGACAAGAACGGTCGCTTCCGCGAGAGCCACGTCCTCGCACGCCCCAAGGGCGGTAGCGGTGAGGTCGACCTCTTCCTCCCGGAGGAGATCGGCTACATCGACGTCTCGCCGCGCCAGATGGTGTCGGTCGCGACCTCGCTCGTGCCCTTCCTCGAGCACGACGATGCACAGCGCGCCCTCATGGGTGCCAACATGCAGCGTCAGGCCGTGCCGCTGCTGCGCAGCGACTCGCCGCTCGTCGGAACCGGTATGGAGGGCTACACGGCCATCGACGCCGGCGACGTGCTCACGGCCGAGAAGCCGGGTGTCGTCACCGAGGTCTCCGCAGACCGCGTCACCGTCATGCTCGACGAGGGCGGCACGCAGGACTACCACCTGCGCAAGTTCGACCGCTCGAACCAGGGCACGTCCTACAACCAGAAGGTCGTCGTCAACGAGGGCGACCGCGTCGAGGTCGGGGAGGTCATCGCCGATGGCCCCGCCACCGAGAACGGCGAGCTGGCACTCGGAAAGAACCTCCTCGTCGCGTTCATGACGTGGGAGGGCTACAACTTCGAGGACGCGATCATCCTCAGCCAGGACCTGGTGAAGGACGACACCCTCTCCTCGATCCACATCGAGGAGTACGAGGTCGACGCCCGCGACACGAAGCTGGGCAAGGAGGAGATAACCCGTGACCTCCCCAACGTCAGCCCCGAGCTGCTCAAGGACCTCGACGAGCGCGGCATCATCCGCATCGGCGCCGAGGTCCGCCCCGGCGACATCCTCGTCGGCAAGGTCACGCCGAAGGGCGAGACCGAGCTGTCGGCGGAAGAGCGTCTGCTCCGCGCGATCTTCAACGAGAAGAGCCGCGAGGTCCGTGACACCTCTCTGAAGGTGCCCCACGGTGAGCAGGGCACGATCATCGCCGTCAAGGAGTTCAACGCCGAAGACGGCGACGACGAGCTCGGCTCCGGCGTCAACCGCCGCGTCGTGGTCTACATCGCCCAGAAGCGCAAGATCACCGAGGGCGACAAGCTCGCCGGTCGTCACGGCAACAAGGGTGTCATCGCGAAGATCCTCCCGATCGAGGACATGCCGTTCCTCGCGGACGGAACGCCGGTCGACATCGTGCTGAACCCGCTGGGCATCCCGGGTCGAATGAACTTCGGCCAGGTGCTCGAGACCCACCTCGGGTGGATCGCGAAGCAGGGCTGGAAGGTCGAGGGAACCCCCGAGTGGGCTGCGAAGCTCCCGAAGGACGCCTTCGAGGCCGCCCCCGGCACCAAGGTCGCCACTCCGGTGTTCGACGGTGCGAGCGAGGAGGAGATCGCAGGTCTCCTCGACGCGACCATCCCGACCCGCGACGGCATCCGCCTGATCGACTCCACCGGAAAGGCCCAGATGTTCGACGGCCGCTCCGGCGAGCCGTTCCCGGCGCCGATCTCGGTGGGCTACATGTACATCCTGAAGCTCCACCACCTGGTCGACGACAAGATCCACGCGCGTTCGACCGGCCCGTACTCGATGATCACCCAGCAGCCGCTCGGTGGTAAGGCGCAGTTCGGTGGCCAGCGATTCGGTGAGATGGAGGTGTGGGCCCTCGAGGCCTACGGTGCGGCATACGCGCTCCAGGAGCTCCTCACGATCAAGTCCGACGACATCCTCGGCCGCGTCAAGGTGTACGAGGCCATCGTCAAGGGCGAGAACATCCAGGAGCCCGGCATCCCCGAGTCCTTCAAGGTGCTCATGAAGGAGATGCAGTCGCTCTGCCTGAACGTCGAGGTCCTCTCGGCCGACGGCACGCTGGTCAACCTGCGTGACACGGACGACGAGGCCTTCCGCGCAGCGGAGGAGCTCGGCATCAACATCTCCAGCCGCTTCGAGGCCGCCTCGATCGACGAGATCTAA